A window of Lentibacillus sp. Marseille-P4043 contains these coding sequences:
- the yunB gene encoding sporulation protein YunB, with translation MRKRLAFGKRRSPPPVKNIFVITMILFVLMIWLSFVIVDKGIKPTLMDVAETKTTEFATRAINAAVKFAETYEFQDVTDVTQNENGDITSWKFNSAAVNEINRYATDRVEEFFKRMNSGEIPPEEQENLNLDYGDTAEEKSNEDPTVVEIPLGQATGNTIFANLGPKIPVNLELVGNVKTDVVHDIEGFGINSALIKVYIHVEAEVQIVIPFSTGVKEVSTDVYATSGVINLGVPDFYGEGGNNNPSISIPKDDFEKDLQDDK, from the coding sequence TTGAGAAAACGACTAGCTTTTGGAAAGAGACGATCACCACCTCCAGTAAAAAACATTTTTGTTATCACCATGATTTTATTTGTGTTAATGATTTGGTTAAGTTTTGTAATAGTTGATAAAGGAATTAAACCAACATTAATGGATGTTGCAGAAACAAAAACAACTGAATTCGCCACAAGGGCGATAAATGCAGCTGTTAAATTTGCCGAGACCTATGAATTTCAAGATGTAACGGATGTTACGCAGAATGAAAATGGTGATATCACTTCCTGGAAATTTAATTCTGCTGCAGTCAATGAAATTAATCGTTATGCAACGGATCGAGTGGAGGAATTCTTTAAACGAATGAACAGTGGTGAAATACCACCGGAGGAGCAAGAAAATTTAAATCTAGACTATGGTGATACAGCTGAAGAAAAAAGTAACGAGGATCCAACTGTAGTAGAAATCCCTTTAGGTCAGGCAACAGGTAATACCATTTTTGCCAACTTAGGACCAAAAATCCCTGTTAATTTAGAACTCGTTGGTAATGTAAAGACCGACGTTGTTCATGATATAGAGGGATTTGGGATTAATAGTGCGCTAATTAAAGTATATATTCATGTAGAGGCAGAGGTCCAAATTGTTATACCGTTTTCAACTGGAGTAAAAGAAGTAAGTACAGATGTATATGCAACTTCAGGAGTAATTAATTTAGGTGTTCCAGATTTTTATGGTGAGGGAGGAAATAATAATCCATCCATATCAATCCCGAAAGATGACTTTGAAAAAGACTTGCAAGATGATAAATAG
- a CDS encoding Na+/H+ antiporter NhaC family protein: MEGTIYSLIPALLMLVLVLLTRKVLLSLGVGIVVGALFIHDFNIIASIEEIWQTFYAIFVVDGSLNAGNILLLCFLLFLGIMTAFLTASGGSRAFGEWMIKRVKTRTGAQVMTAIFGIIVFIDDYFNALAVGQIARPLTDRHKVSRAKLAYFIDSTSAPVTVISPISSWGAYIIGLLGSLLAANEITDIQPLEAFVKMIPYNFYALAALLFVFLTAYMRIDFGPMRKHEKRALDTGEVVNPDVKVPGDLKETFEPHKNGRIYHLLVPILVLVVATVGMMIITGIQASDNATILTIFANTNVNLSLFVGGLLAVATALIFHMQQSEPRANLVSVILEGIKTMLPAIYILIMAWMIGSVIGTLETGDYLAQLVNDASISPTLLPFLFFIISGFMALATGTSWGTFGIMLPIAAEVAVLTDANMLLPALAAVLAGSVFGDHCSPISDTTILSSTGAGVNHIDHVLTQLPYALVVAIAASIGYLLVGWTNQILLALLATIIVIIAIGLLFQFMAKTKANN, encoded by the coding sequence ATGGAAGGAACAATTTACTCATTAATTCCAGCACTACTTATGCTCGTTTTAGTCCTACTTACAAGAAAAGTTCTACTATCATTGGGTGTAGGAATTGTTGTTGGAGCATTATTTATTCATGATTTTAATATTATTGCTTCGATTGAAGAAATTTGGCAAACGTTTTATGCGATTTTTGTTGTAGATGGTTCGTTAAATGCCGGGAATATATTGTTATTATGTTTCTTGTTATTTTTAGGAATTATGACCGCTTTTTTAACAGCGTCTGGCGGCAGTCGGGCTTTTGGTGAATGGATGATTAAGCGTGTGAAAACAAGAACTGGCGCTCAAGTTATGACCGCTATCTTTGGAATTATTGTTTTTATTGATGATTATTTTAATGCATTAGCTGTCGGGCAAATTGCTCGGCCGTTAACAGATAGACACAAAGTATCACGAGCTAAATTGGCTTATTTTATCGATTCAACATCTGCTCCTGTAACCGTTATTTCTCCAATCTCCAGTTGGGGCGCTTATATCATCGGTTTACTAGGAAGTTTGTTGGCAGCAAATGAAATAACAGATATACAACCGTTAGAAGCCTTTGTGAAAATGATTCCGTATAATTTTTATGCATTAGCAGCACTACTTTTTGTATTTTTGACAGCATATATGAGAATCGATTTTGGCCCAATGCGTAAACATGAAAAACGTGCACTTGATACAGGAGAGGTTGTTAATCCAGACGTAAAAGTGCCTGGAGATTTGAAGGAAACATTTGAGCCACATAAAAACGGAAGAATATATCATTTGCTTGTCCCTATCCTTGTTTTGGTTGTGGCAACTGTTGGGATGATGATAATTACTGGAATACAGGCCAGTGATAATGCTACAATATTGACTATTTTTGCTAATACAAACGTTAACTTGTCCCTGTTTGTTGGTGGACTATTAGCAGTTGCAACTGCTTTAATCTTCCATATGCAGCAAAGTGAACCGCGAGCAAATTTGGTTAGCGTTATTTTGGAAGGAATAAAAACAATGCTTCCAGCTATTTATATCTTAATAATGGCTTGGATGATCGGTTCCGTAATTGGAACATTGGAAACAGGTGATTATTTGGCACAGCTTGTAAATGATGCTTCCATCAGTCCAACATTACTTCCGTTTTTATTCTTTATTATTTCTGGGTTTATGGCTTTAGCAACAGGTACTTCCTGGGGGACATTTGGCATTATGTTACCGATTGCTGCAGAGGTGGCTGTATTGACTGATGCAAATATGTTACTTCCAGCCTTAGCAGCCGTTCTAGCTGGATCTGTGTTTGGTGATCATTGTTCACCTATTTCGGATACAACGATTTTATCTTCAACAGGAGCGGGTGTGAATCATATTGACCACGTGTTAACGCAATTGCCATATGCACTGGTTGTTGCTATAGCTGCTAGTATAGGCTATTTACTTGTTGGATGGACGAATCAAATTTTGTTAGCATTATTAGCTACCATAATTGTCATCATTGCTATTGGATTACTTTTTCAATTTATGGCCAAAACCAAAGCTAACAATTAA